One segment of Stegostoma tigrinum isolate sSteTig4 chromosome 24, sSteTig4.hap1, whole genome shotgun sequence DNA contains the following:
- the rpl11 gene encoding 60S ribosomal protein L11, which yields MRAPGLNHFLVSSTNMADQGEKKENPMRELRIRKLCMNICVGESGDRLTRAAKVLEQLTGQTPVFSKARYTVRSFGIRRNEKIAVHCTVRGAKAEEILEKGLKVREYELRKNNFSDTGNFGFGIQEHIDLGIKYDPSIGIYGLDFYVVLGRPGFSIADKKRKRGRIGAKHRINKEEAMRWFQQKYDGIILPGK from the exons ATGCGGGCCCCGGGTTTGAATCATTTCCTTGTCTCCAGCACCAACATGGCG GACCAGGGTGAGAAGAAAGAAAACCCAATGCGTGAGCTCCGTATCAGAAAGCTCTGTATGAACATATGTGTTGGCGAAAGTGGTGATCGACTTACTCGAGCTGCCAAAGTGCTTGAGCAGCTCACTGGTCAAACACCTGTCTTCTCCAAAG CTCGATACACCGTAAGATCTTTTGGTATCAGGAGAAATGAAAAGATTGCTGTTCACTGCACAGTCCGTGGTGCCAAAGCTGAGGAGATCCTGGAAAAAGGCCTTAAA GTTCGTGAATATGAACTGAGAAAAAACAACTTCTCAGACACTGGCAACTTTGGCTTTGGTATTCAGGAGCACATTGATTTGGGCATTAAGTATGACCCAAGCATTGGTATCTATGGTTTAGACTTCTATGTG GTTCTGGGAAGACCAGGCTTCAGCATTGCTGACAAGAAGCGCAAACGTGGTCGCATTGGAGCCAAACACAGGATCAACAAGGAGGAGGCCATGCGCTGGTTTCAACAGAAG TATGATGGTATCATTCTCCcaggaaaataa
- the LOC125464997 gene encoding kelch-like protein 31 — MAPKKKSTKKNKTEKNDLPKISIVEDTTIDIDQLNHLNTLYDSGSNGFRCTATEVSNPNHGNILLEEISRMRQERLFSDLTLSTKNKSFDVHKVVMAACSDYFRNILKKDPSIKCVDVNDVSPLGLTTVITYAYTGTLSLSLYTIGCTIATATQFQMCTLINMCTDFLIQEINVENCMYISNIAGTYGLNQVKESAKKFIRENFLEFSENDQFMKLTYDQISDLLMDDSLQLPSELTAFQIAMKWLQFDSKRVKHAADLLSNIRFGTISAHDLVSYVQPIPCMMQDPDCHRLLVNAMNYHLLPHQQNSMQSRRTKLRGGQKVLLTVGGRPALTEKALSREILYRDPENGWNKLAEMPAKSFNQCVVVMDGFLYVAGGEDQNDARNQAKHAVSSLNRYDPRFNTWFHLASMLQRRTHFSMCAYNGLLFAIGGRNSDGPLLSMECYIPSTNQWQMKARMDVARCCHASALSDGKILITGGYINNGYSRTVCAYDPTIDTWKDYASLSTPRGWHCAVTLGDYSYVTGGSQLGAQGERVDVITVERYNAYNGQWSYVAPLSIGVSTAGVTTLNDRIYLVGGWNESAKKYKSCIQVYNPDLNEWTEEDELPEATVGVSCCTIMLPNNKLRESRASSVASAAISI; from the exons ATGGCACCAAAGAAGAAAAGCACTAAGAAAAACAAGACTGAAAAGAATGATTTACCAAAAATAAGCATTGTTGAGGACACTACCATTGACATCGATCAGCTGAACCATCTTAACACACTCTATGATAGTGGATCAAATGGGTTTCGATGCACAGCCACAGAAGTCTCCAATCCCAatcatggcaacatccttttgGAGGAAATCAGCAGGATGCGCCAGGAGAGACTGTTCTCTGATCTCACACTATCCACTAAAAATAAATCCTTTGATGTCCATAAAGTGGTGATGGCTGCTTGTAGTGATTATTTCCGTAACATATTGAAAAAAGATCCTTCGATTAAATGTGTCGATGTTAATGATGTTTCACCTTTGGGTTTAACTACTGTGATAACCTATGCCTATACAGGGACACTCAGCTTGTCTCTTTATACTATTGGATGCACCATTGCCACTGCCACCCAATTTCAAATGTGTACCTTGATCAATATGTGCACTGACTTCCTCATCCAAGAAATTAATGTGGAAAACTGCATGTACATTTCAAATATTGCTGGGACATATGGATTAAATCAGGTTAAAGAGTCAGCAAAGAAATTCATCCGTGAAAATTTCTTGGAGTTTTCAGAAAATGATCAATTCATGAAGCTGACTTATGATCAAATAAGTGATTTGTTGATGGATGACAGCCTGCAATTGCCCTCTGAGCTCACTGCATTTCAAATTGCTATGAAATGGTTGCAATTTGATTCCAAAAGGGTGAAGCATGCAGCTGACCTGTTGAGTAATATCAGATTTGGTACCATTTCAGCGCATGATCTAGTCAGTTATGTTCAACCTATCCCATGTATGATGCAAGATCCAGATTGCCATCGACTACTAGTAAATGCCATGAACTATCACCTTCTGCCTCATCAACAGAACTCAATGCAATCAAGAAGAACAAAGCTCAGGGGAGGACAAAAGGTTCTGCTAACTGTAGGTGGTCGACCAGCTTTGACTGAGAAGGCTTTGAGTAGAGAAATCTTATACAGAGATCCAGAAAATGGATGGAACAAACTTGCAGAAATGCCAGCTAAAAGCTTCAATCAATGTGTAGTTGTGATGGATGGCTTTTTATACGTGGCTGGTGGTGAGGATCAGAATGATGCCAGAAACCAAGCTAAACATGCTGTCAGCAGTTTAAACAG ATATGACCCTCGTTTCAATACGTGGTTTCATTTGGCCAGCATGCTTCAGAGGCGAACCCATTTCAGTATGTGTGCCTACAATGGCCTGCTTTTTGCAATTGGTGGTCGGAATTCAGATGGTCCTCTTTTGTCCATGGAATGTTACATCCCTTCCACTAATCAGTGGCAGATGAAGGCTCGGATGGACGTTGCCCGCTGCTGTCATGCTTCTGCTCTTAGTGATGGCAAGATCCTGATAACTGGCGGCTATATCAACAACGGTTACTCTCGTACAGTGTGCGCCTATGATCCAACAATAGACACTTGGAAAGACTATGCTAGTTTGAGTACACCCAGAGGATGGCACTGTGCAGTCACTCTTGGTGATTATAGCTACGTGACAGGGGGTAGTCAGCTTGGGGCGCAAGGTGAGCGGGTTGATGTGATAACAGTTGAACGCTACAATGCTTATAATGGGCAATGGAGCTACGTGGCTCCCCTATCCATTGGTGTAAGCACAGCTGGTGTAACAACCCTGAATGACAGAATTTATCTAGTTGGAGGTTGGAATGAAAGTGCAAAGAAATACAAGAGCTGCATCCAAGTCTACAATCCAGATCTGAATGAATGGACTGAGGAGGATGAGCTACCAGAAGCCACAGTGGGTGTCTCTTGTTGCACCATTATGTTGCCCAACAACAAACTTCGAGAGTCCAGAGCTAGTTCTGTAGCATCAGCAGCAATCAGTATCTAA